ACAGGTATTTTTATCAAAATCTGTCTTTTTCAGGTAGTCTGTTACCCTGCCATTAAAATCGCCGCTTTTGTCGCGCGATGTGCAAAGTGTGTAATTATCTTTATTGTAATCTTCCTGTTCGTATCCTTCTTCGGCATAACGAACTCCGTGAATTAACTGGTAGTTCAACCCCGGATTACTTTTTACCATACTATGAAACGGTGCAATTCCGGTTCCGCTGGCAATAAAAATATGCTTGTGAGTATCTTTATTTTTCTCATCCAGACCAAATTTTCCGAAAGGACCGTGTACTTCTACCATGTCGCCAACTTTCAGGTGCTTTAGTTTTGGAGAGAAGTATCCACCGTCAACTTCTTTTACCAATACTTCCAGGTTTTCTCCCTTCTCGGCACTGTAAATCGAGTATTCGCGGCTCTGATAGTCGCCTGTAATAGATAACGACACATGTTGCCCTGCAACAAACTCGAAGCGACTTTTTGGTAGCGATAACACAAAAGTGTGATCTGTTAATTTCCTGATTCCAACAACCTTATAATAATTCGTATCAAGCTGTACTTCTGGTTTCATATCAATTGTCATGATGTATCTGTTTTTTCTTCGACACAAAAATATGTGCAATTATTGATTTAAAGACTTTTTGGTATTCTATTTCACCGATAGTTTTAGAGAATTAACCGATTATTAACACGAATGTTCAATAGTATGCCATAATTTCGAATAGAAATTTTCGAATACCGATTTCAATTTCTTAAAAACCAAGTCATCGGAAAAATGAAACGAGTCCCGATTGATCGGGACGAGTTCCATCTTATTCCTTAGAAAACAAACAATATTAATAAGATGAAAACATTAATCACCTACTGCACCACACATGGATGTACCGAAAAAACAGCCACCG
This is a stretch of genomic DNA from uncultured Draconibacterium sp.. It encodes these proteins:
- a CDS encoding FAD-binding oxidoreductase encodes the protein MTIDMKPEVQLDTNYYKVVGIRKLTDHTFVLSLPKSRFEFVAGQHVSLSITGDYQSREYSIYSAEKGENLEVLVKEVDGGYFSPKLKHLKVGDMVEVHGPFGKFGLDEKNKDTHKHIFIASGTGIAPFHSMVKSNPGLNYQLIHGVRYAEEGYEQEDYNKDNYTLCTSRDKSGDFNGRVTDYLKKTDFDKNTCFYLCGNSDMIFDSMEILSDKGFGRENITVEVYF